A stretch of the Betaproteobacteria bacterium genome encodes the following:
- a CDS encoding 2'-5' RNA ligase family protein, with the protein MAGKRNVRKLALRPPLPRRAIVWFPPFPMDAPIEPFRRRFDPMADDLPAHVTLVYPFPTNLTITQLASHIRRIIGNWPSLPVSFRDVEGILDEFVFLMLRDRADAIVALHDKLYRGILKAYLRDDISYVPHVTLGRATGNPSGATYQVMHDIAAQEVRGEWRCVLKELAIVTLHQDGTITIDKTIPLNFA; encoded by the coding sequence ATGGCGGGTAAACGCAACGTCCGCAAACTCGCGCTCCGTCCGCCGTTGCCGCGGCGCGCGATCGTTTGGTTTCCGCCGTTTCCGATGGACGCGCCCATCGAGCCTTTCCGGCGCCGGTTCGATCCGATGGCGGATGACCTCCCGGCACATGTGACGCTGGTCTACCCCTTTCCCACCAATCTCACCATCACGCAATTGGCCTCTCACATCCGCCGCATCATTGGCAACTGGCCCTCGCTGCCGGTAAGTTTTCGTGATGTTGAAGGCATTCTCGACGAATTTGTTTTCCTGATGCTGCGCGATCGCGCCGATGCAATCGTTGCGCTTCACGACAAACTGTATCGCGGCATTCTCAAGGCATACCTGCGCGACGACATTTCGTACGTCCCTCACGTCACGCTCGGTCGTGCCACCGGTAATCCGTCCGGCGCCACGTATCAGGTCATGCACGATATTGCGGCACAGGAAGTACGAGGCGAATGGCGTTGTGTGTTGAAAGAGCTCGCGATCGTGACGCTGCATCAAGACGGTACAATCACGATCGATAAAACCATTCCGCTCAATTTCGCGTAG